Proteins co-encoded in one Capnocytophaga ochracea DSM 7271 genomic window:
- a CDS encoding NADH:ubiquinone reductase (Na(+)-transporting) subunit D, with protein MGLSKKDTKLVTDPLWDNNPVTVQVLGICSALAITAQLKAAIVMSLSFTFVLVMGNVTISLLRNVIPPKIRIIAQLIVAAALVIVVDFVLKAYVYDLSKQLSVYVGLIITNCILMGRFEAFALGNPPGKSFLDAIGNAGGYSIALLIVAFFRELLGSGTLLGFQVLGDPIKKTGVYAWGYENNGFMLLAPMALVTYGIVVWVQRSRNKALIEDSH; from the coding sequence ATGGGACTATCAAAAAAAGATACAAAATTAGTAACCGACCCTCTATGGGATAACAACCCCGTAACAGTACAAGTGTTAGGTATCTGTTCAGCCTTGGCAATTACAGCTCAGCTGAAAGCCGCTATCGTAATGAGCCTTTCATTTACCTTTGTGCTTGTAATGGGTAACGTAACCATTTCTTTGCTTAGAAATGTGATTCCACCAAAAATTCGTATCATCGCCCAGCTAATTGTAGCAGCTGCTTTGGTAATCGTGGTGGACTTTGTGCTGAAAGCCTATGTGTACGACCTTAGCAAACAGCTATCGGTATACGTAGGGCTTATCATCACTAACTGTATTTTGATGGGACGCTTTGAGGCATTTGCTTTAGGTAATCCTCCGGGTAAATCATTTTTAGATGCTATTGGTAATGCAGGTGGTTATTCTATCGCTTTGCTTATTGTCGCCTTCTTCCGTGAACTATTAGGTTCAGGCACTTTGCTCGGTTTCCAAGTATTAGGAGACCCTATTAAGAAAACAGGTGTATATGCTTGGGGCTATGAAAACAACGGTTTTATGTTGTTAGCGCCTATGGCATTAGTAACTTACGGTATAGTAGTGTGGGTACAACGTTCACGTAATAAAGCCTTGATAGAAGACAGTCATTAA
- a CDS encoding enoyl-CoA hydratase/isomerase family protein, with translation MTDRLQGSLYTKIDKKLAVTTFGHPNANSFPLELLNRLTKEIDALSENEEVSIILLKSEGDRAFCAGASFDELLAVSNEEEGKRFFEGFAHLFLAMRRCKKLIIGRAQGKAVGGGVGLLATLDYVFATETASIKLSELSLGIGPFVIAPAILRKAGQATLNELFMAPDQWKSAYWAQQKGLIARVFENTKDMDEAIDLFIVTLLKSNPVALSEMKRITWQHTEHWEQELINNAAISGKLVLSEQTRLMLEKLKNK, from the coding sequence ATGACTGATAGATTGCAAGGTTCGTTGTATACGAAAATAGATAAAAAACTGGCTGTTACTACTTTTGGACATCCTAATGCGAACTCTTTCCCTTTGGAGTTGCTAAACAGACTTACCAAAGAAATTGATGCGCTTTCTGAAAATGAAGAAGTAAGCATTATACTTCTCAAGAGTGAAGGAGATAGAGCTTTTTGTGCAGGAGCTTCTTTTGACGAGCTCTTAGCCGTTAGCAATGAAGAAGAAGGAAAACGTTTCTTTGAGGGCTTTGCGCATCTTTTTTTGGCGATGCGTCGCTGTAAAAAACTTATTATTGGGCGCGCTCAAGGCAAGGCTGTTGGCGGAGGAGTGGGCTTACTCGCTACCTTAGACTATGTGTTTGCTACCGAAACAGCGAGTATCAAGCTATCGGAACTTTCACTGGGCATAGGTCCTTTTGTGATTGCTCCTGCAATCTTACGTAAAGCCGGACAAGCAACACTCAACGAACTTTTTATGGCTCCTGACCAATGGAAAAGTGCTTATTGGGCTCAACAGAAAGGGTTGATTGCTCGCGTGTTCGAAAATACAAAAGATATGGACGAAGCGATAGACCTTTTTATAGTTACGCTTCTGAAATCCAACCCAGTAGCTTTGTCAGAAATGAAACGCATCACTTGGCAACACACTGAGCATTGGGAACAAGAACTCATAAATAACGCAGCTATTTCAGGAAAATTAGTACTTTCAGAGCAAACAAGATTAATGTTAGAAAAATTGAAGAATAAATGA
- a CDS encoding Na(+)-translocating NADH-quinone reductase subunit C: protein MAVKTESNSYTVIFAIIMVVIVGALLAGISSALSSDISNNKKLEKKQNILYAMGVNHNQGELGGGKVEFLSTTDAEKEFPNYVKEQYLIKGNTAEKVEGANDLINFNGHREGLPLYVGEKDGTTLYIIPVNGRGLWDAIWGYIAVDKDLVVRGVFFDHKGETAGLGANIKERFFMDDFIGEHLLDAAGNFQSIQISKSNGDPENKRKEDGKIDAIAGATLTGNGVQAMISDGIEPYISYIKSLNK from the coding sequence ATGGCAGTAAAAACAGAAAGTAATTCGTATACAGTGATTTTCGCCATTATAATGGTGGTAATCGTAGGAGCTTTGCTCGCTGGTATTTCATCAGCATTGAGCAGCGATATCAGTAACAATAAAAAGTTAGAAAAGAAACAAAACATTCTCTACGCTATGGGCGTAAATCACAACCAAGGTGAGCTTGGAGGAGGTAAAGTAGAGTTTCTTTCTACAACTGATGCTGAAAAAGAGTTCCCTAACTATGTGAAAGAACAATACCTTATCAAAGGAAATACCGCTGAGAAAGTAGAAGGTGCTAATGACCTTATCAATTTCAACGGTCATCGTGAAGGTTTGCCTCTTTATGTAGGTGAAAAAGATGGAACTACACTCTACATCATTCCCGTAAATGGACGTGGTTTGTGGGATGCTATTTGGGGATATATAGCCGTAGATAAAGATCTTGTTGTACGTGGCGTTTTCTTCGACCATAAAGGAGAAACAGCTGGTTTAGGAGCTAACATCAAAGAACGTTTCTTTATGGACGACTTTATCGGGGAACATTTATTGGATGCCGCAGGTAACTTCCAAAGCATTCAAATTTCAAAAAGCAATGGCGATCCTGAAAATAAACGTAAAGAAGATGGGAAAATTGATGCTATTGCAGGAGCTACCCTTACTGGTAATGGAGTGCAAGCGATGATAAGCGATGGCATAGAGCCTTATATATCCTATATTAAAAGTTTAAACAAATAA
- the nqrE gene encoding NADH:ubiquinone reductase (Na(+)-transporting) subunit E, protein MLEYLTLIFKSVFVENMIFATFLGMCSYLAVSKKVSTAIGLGAAVIFVQTLTVPMNYLLNQYILKEGALAWLGPEYANYDLSFLTYILFIATVATMVQLVEIIVEKFSPSLYNSLGIFLPLIAVNCAILGGSLFMQSREETIHSFGLSVAYGFSSGLGWAIAILALAAIREKIRYSHVPAPLRGLGITFITTGLMAIGFMSFGGMLTGGSSKKEAKEAPKQETTIQQEVKTDKLAHNTKDLSNDISK, encoded by the coding sequence ATGTTAGAATATTTAACACTGATTTTTAAATCGGTATTCGTAGAGAATATGATTTTCGCTACCTTCTTGGGTATGTGTTCGTACTTGGCTGTGTCTAAAAAAGTATCTACTGCCATAGGCTTAGGAGCTGCCGTTATTTTTGTACAGACTCTTACCGTACCTATGAACTACTTGTTGAACCAGTATATCCTCAAAGAAGGTGCTTTAGCTTGGTTAGGTCCAGAGTATGCTAATTATGATTTGAGCTTCCTTACCTATATCTTATTCATTGCCACTGTAGCTACGATGGTGCAGTTGGTAGAGATTATTGTAGAGAAATTTTCTCCATCGTTATATAACTCGTTGGGTATTTTCTTGCCTTTGATAGCCGTAAACTGTGCTATCTTGGGAGGGTCACTCTTTATGCAATCACGTGAGGAAACTATTCACTCTTTTGGTCTTTCAGTAGCCTACGGGTTCAGTTCAGGATTGGGATGGGCTATTGCTATCTTAGCGTTAGCAGCTATCCGTGAGAAAATACGTTATTCACACGTACCTGCACCCTTGCGTGGCTTGGGTATCACCTTTATCACTACAGGGCTTATGGCTATCGGCTTTATGAGTTTTGGTGGTATGCTTACAGGTGGTAGCAGCAAAAAGGAAGCTAAAGAAGCTCCTAAACAAGAGACTACTATCCAACAAGAAGTTAAAACTGATAAATTAGCTCATAACACAAAAGATTTAAGCAATGATATTAGCAAGTGA
- the nqrF gene encoding NADH:ubiquinone reductase (Na(+)-transporting) subunit F encodes MILASEILTTITVTVIGLLVIILLLVAILLYVKQKLTPSGPVKITINKDKVIEVPIGGSLLSTLGNEKIFLPSACGGKGSCLQCKCHVYEGGGEALPTETPHFTKKELKEGMRLACQVKVKQDMQIGVPEQVFGIKKWEATVVSNYNVASFIKEFVVELPEDMDYKPGGYIQIEIPACEVKYSDIDITAHPKEHPGEPDKFRMEWDKFKLWPLVMKNPELAERAYSMASYPAEGRRIMLNVRIATPPFDRAKGGWMDVNPGVASSYIFSRKPGDKVTISGPYGEFFINDSNAEMLYVGGGAGMAPMRSHLYHLFKTLKTNRKVTYWYGGRSKRELFYVEHFRELEREFPNFRFFIVLSEPLPEDNWKVKKDINDPEGDGFLGFVHNAVIEQYLSKHEAPEDIELYFCGPPMMNKAVQKMGQDFGMPDENIRFDDFGG; translated from the coding sequence ATGATATTAGCAAGTGAAATATTAACAACTATTACGGTAACGGTAATAGGATTATTGGTAATAATCCTGCTGTTAGTAGCTATTTTGCTTTACGTAAAACAGAAACTAACCCCATCGGGACCTGTGAAAATTACAATTAATAAAGACAAAGTAATTGAAGTGCCTATCGGCGGTTCATTGCTTTCTACTTTGGGTAACGAGAAGATTTTCTTGCCATCAGCTTGTGGTGGTAAGGGGTCTTGTTTACAATGTAAATGCCACGTGTATGAGGGAGGAGGAGAGGCTCTTCCTACAGAAACGCCTCACTTTACAAAGAAGGAACTCAAAGAAGGTATGCGTTTAGCTTGCCAAGTGAAAGTAAAACAAGATATGCAAATAGGCGTACCAGAACAAGTGTTTGGTATCAAGAAATGGGAAGCTACTGTAGTGAGCAACTATAATGTGGCTTCGTTTATTAAAGAGTTTGTGGTAGAACTCCCAGAGGATATGGACTACAAACCAGGAGGATACATTCAGATTGAAATTCCTGCTTGTGAAGTGAAATATTCTGATATTGATATCACTGCACACCCTAAAGAACACCCAGGAGAGCCTGATAAGTTCAGAATGGAGTGGGATAAGTTTAAGTTATGGCCTCTTGTAATGAAGAATCCAGAACTGGCAGAGCGTGCTTACTCTATGGCTTCCTATCCAGCAGAGGGACGCCGTATAATGTTGAATGTGCGTATCGCTACGCCTCCTTTTGATAGAGCTAAAGGAGGATGGATGGACGTAAATCCTGGGGTAGCTTCTTCTTATATTTTCTCACGTAAACCAGGGGACAAGGTAACCATCTCAGGACCTTATGGCGAGTTCTTCATCAATGATTCTAACGCTGAGATGTTATATGTAGGAGGAGGAGCTGGTATGGCGCCTATGCGTTCGCACTTGTATCACCTTTTTAAAACCTTAAAAACTAATAGGAAAGTTACTTATTGGTACGGAGGCCGTTCAAAACGCGAGTTGTTCTATGTAGAACATTTCCGTGAATTAGAGCGCGAGTTCCCTAACTTTAGATTCTTTATTGTACTTTCTGAACCACTACCTGAAGACAACTGGAAAGTGAAGAAAGATATTAATGATCCTGAAGGCGATGGCTTCTTAGGATTTGTTCACAACGCTGTAATTGAACAGTATTTGAGCAAACACGAAGCTCCAGAAGATATAGAATTGTACTTCTGCGGTCCTCCAATGATGAACAAAGCCGTTCAGAAAATGGGTCAAGACTTTGGTATGCCCGATGAGAACATTCGTTTCGACGACTTTGGTGGTTAA
- a CDS encoding NADH:ubiquinone reductase (Na(+)-transporting) subunit B: MSLKSKLNTLKEKYKGTKMETTFNALHTFLYTPNEVTHGGTHIKAADDLKRTMNMVVLALIPCLIFGIFNTGYQHEVAFGHLTHPAEGLAFCSGDFWSWTNFSIGFIKVLPLVVVSYVVGLGIEFIFATIRGHEVEEGYLVTGMLVPLIVPVDIPLWMLAVAVAFGVIIGKEVFGGTGMNILNPALTIRAFLFFAYPTSMTGDKVWVTGVLGRSKEIAAGANLDAVSGETILGNLAQGHPIHYTDSDLLFGFIPGSVGETSTILILLAGLFLIYTKIASWRVMVSMFVGAWVMGAIFNALAPSMVGTQFYTIWSVPAYQHLLIGGLAFGAVFMATDPVTAAQTNTGKYIYGFLAGFIAIAIRCFNPAYPEGVMLAILLMNVLAPTIDHFVVQANVSRRKKRLKTVTKTA, translated from the coding sequence CCACACATTCCTCTATACGCCTAATGAGGTAACCCACGGAGGTACCCACATTAAGGCTGCTGACGACCTAAAACGAACAATGAATATGGTGGTTTTGGCACTGATTCCTTGTTTGATTTTCGGTATTTTCAATACAGGTTACCAGCACGAAGTGGCTTTCGGTCACTTAACACACCCCGCCGAAGGCTTAGCTTTCTGTAGTGGTGATTTTTGGAGCTGGACAAACTTTAGTATTGGTTTTATAAAAGTACTTCCTCTTGTAGTAGTATCGTATGTAGTAGGTTTGGGCATTGAGTTTATCTTTGCTACCATTCGCGGTCACGAAGTAGAAGAAGGTTACTTAGTAACTGGTATGTTAGTACCTCTTATCGTTCCAGTAGATATTCCACTTTGGATGCTTGCTGTAGCAGTAGCCTTTGGAGTGATCATTGGTAAAGAGGTATTCGGGGGTACAGGTATGAATATCTTAAACCCTGCACTTACCATTCGTGCCTTCTTATTCTTTGCTTATCCTACTTCAATGACGGGGGATAAAGTATGGGTAACTGGCGTATTAGGTCGTTCTAAAGAAATTGCTGCAGGTGCAAACTTAGATGCAGTTTCAGGTGAAACTATCTTAGGTAACTTGGCACAAGGGCACCCTATTCACTACACCGATTCTGACCTCCTTTTCGGGTTTATTCCAGGTTCAGTAGGTGAAACTTCTACAATTCTTATTCTATTAGCAGGTTTATTCCTTATCTATACCAAAATCGCTTCTTGGCGTGTAATGGTGAGTATGTTTGTAGGAGCTTGGGTAATGGGAGCTATTTTCAACGCTTTAGCACCAAGTATGGTAGGTACTCAGTTCTACACTATTTGGAGTGTGCCAGCTTATCAGCACTTGCTCATTGGAGGTTTAGCTTTTGGAGCTGTATTTATGGCTACCGACCCAGTTACAGCAGCACAAACCAATACAGGTAAGTATATCTACGGGTTCTTAGCAGGTTTCATCGCTATTGCTATTCGTTGCTTCAACCCAGCTTATCCTGAAGGGGTAATGCTCGCTATCCTATTGATGAACGTACTAGCTCCTACTATCGACCACTTTGTAGTACAAGCTAATGTATCTCGTCGTAAAAAACGTTTAAAAACAGTTACTAAAACCGCATAA
- the alr gene encoding alanine racemase, protein MKTEETVLEINLTALEKNVLYLKSRLKPTTLFLGVVKASSYGNNSVPIALHLQKKGLANYFAVAYTSEGKALREAGITLPILVLHPQPINFDDIVKYKLEPTLYSQRITKLFLEYAEKHHLVKYPVHLKCNTGLNRLGFDLNEIDEVLALLKNNTTVTVKTAYSHLAASEDMNEKEFTENQIKTFIAFQEKINKTFSHKVIYHQCNTSGILNYAHAQFDMVRCGIGMYGFANDAQLQQYLTPIMTLKSVISQIHTLQVGDSLGYNRGYIADHITKTATIPVGHADGINRIYGKGKGFVFINGKKAPIIGNVCMDMILVDVTNIPCEEGGEVIVFDKDHTAETLAESAGTISYELITSMAHRIKRVYIEE, encoded by the coding sequence ATGAAAACAGAAGAAACCGTTTTAGAAATTAACCTTACCGCCTTAGAAAAAAACGTTCTTTACTTAAAAAGCCGACTCAAACCTACAACTTTGTTTTTGGGAGTGGTAAAAGCTTCCTCTTATGGGAATAATTCGGTGCCTATAGCTTTACATTTGCAAAAGAAAGGATTGGCGAATTACTTTGCAGTTGCCTACACTTCCGAAGGTAAAGCTTTGAGAGAAGCAGGTATTACACTTCCTATATTGGTGTTACACCCACAACCTATTAATTTTGATGATATTGTAAAATATAAATTAGAACCGACATTATATTCACAGCGTATTACAAAGTTATTCTTGGAGTATGCTGAGAAACACCATTTGGTAAAATATCCTGTGCACCTTAAATGTAACACAGGGCTTAATCGCTTGGGGTTTGATTTAAATGAAATAGATGAAGTGCTCGCTTTGTTAAAAAATAATACTACGGTGACAGTGAAAACGGCTTATTCTCATTTAGCGGCTTCAGAGGATATGAATGAGAAAGAGTTTACTGAAAATCAGATTAAGACTTTTATTGCTTTCCAAGAAAAGATAAACAAAACTTTCTCTCATAAAGTAATTTACCACCAGTGTAATACTTCAGGTATACTGAATTATGCCCACGCTCAGTTTGATATGGTGCGTTGTGGTATAGGAATGTACGGCTTTGCCAATGACGCTCAGCTACAACAATATCTTACGCCTATTATGACTCTCAAAAGCGTTATCTCACAAATACACACTTTGCAAGTAGGTGATAGTTTAGGCTATAATCGCGGTTACATTGCTGACCATATTACTAAAACAGCTACTATACCGGTAGGTCACGCTGATGGAATCAACCGTATTTACGGTAAGGGGAAAGGCTTTGTATTTATCAATGGGAAGAAGGCGCCTATTATAGGTAATGTGTGTATGGATATGATATTGGTAGACGTTACTAATATTCCTTGTGAAGAGGGAGGAGAGGTAATTGTATTTGATAAAGACCATACAGCTGAGACATTAGCTGAATCGGCAGGGACAATTTCTTATGAACTTATTACCTCTATGGCGCACAGAATCAAGAGAGTATATATAGAAGAGTGA